The proteins below are encoded in one region of Alistipes indistinctus YIT 12060:
- a CDS encoding HpcH/HpaI aldolase/citrate lyase family protein, translating to MDHLFRSLMFVPAHNDRLMNSAARVNADVLLLDIEDSVQPASNKQVARDNILRYIADGTFRGRVLYPRVNDRESGELLRDVYQLTVEGITGFMYPKSKKGEDIYFFGKLLETIEYEKGFPIGTFKIIPLIETTGAVMNIQEICNACPNRVTAVAFGCEDFVTDLGGKHDPEGQSIFTARAQIAMGAKACGVVPIDTVHIHVHDLEDLEHNLVLSKKLGFEGMLVLNPKELPLCHRYYSPGEDEVAWAEEMLALAEEAEREGKGVALKDNKFIGPPMVKMAQTILSKHRMIQAKCKM from the coding sequence ATGGACCATTTATTCCGAAGCCTGATGTTCGTCCCGGCCCATAACGATCGGTTGATGAACAGTGCGGCACGCGTCAACGCCGACGTGCTGCTGCTCGACATCGAAGACTCGGTTCAGCCGGCCTCAAACAAACAGGTAGCCCGCGACAACATTCTGCGATACATTGCCGACGGCACGTTCCGCGGGCGCGTACTCTATCCCCGCGTCAACGACCGAGAAAGCGGCGAGCTGCTGCGCGACGTATACCAACTGACCGTCGAGGGGATCACCGGATTCATGTACCCCAAAAGCAAGAAAGGAGAAGACATTTATTTCTTCGGCAAGCTGCTCGAAACGATCGAGTATGAAAAGGGTTTCCCGATCGGGACCTTCAAGATCATTCCACTGATCGAAACAACGGGCGCAGTCATGAACATCCAGGAGATCTGCAACGCCTGCCCGAACCGTGTTACGGCAGTCGCTTTCGGCTGCGAAGATTTCGTCACCGACCTCGGCGGCAAACACGATCCCGAGGGACAGAGCATTTTCACGGCCCGGGCCCAGATCGCTATGGGTGCTAAAGCGTGCGGGGTGGTTCCGATTGACACGGTACATATCCATGTTCATGATCTCGAAGACCTTGAACATAATCTAGTTCTTTCTAAAAAACTCGGATTTGAAGGAATGCTCGTCCTCAATCCCAAAGAGTTACCGCTCTGCCATCGTTACTACTCGCCCGGCGAGGACGAGGTAGCTTGGGCCGAAGAGATGCTCGCGCTGGCCGAGGAAGCCGAGCGTGAAGGCAAAGGAGTGGCGCTCAAAGACAACAAGTTTATCGGTCCGCCGATGGTCAAGATGGCGCAAACCATTCTTAGCAAACACCGTATGATCCAAGCCAAATGCAAAATGTAA
- a CDS encoding DegT/DnrJ/EryC1/StrS family aminotransferase: MIKFLDLQKVTESHGADIREAVERVIRSGWYLQGTENAQFEANYARYIGTRHAIGVANGLDALVWIFRAYLEMGVLQPGDEVIVPANTYIASILAITENGLVPVLVEPDLQTYQIDDTRIEAAITPRTRAILIVHLYGQCAYTDRIGQLCRKYGLKLVEDNAQAHGCLYRGRRTGSLGAAAGHSFYPGKNLGALGDAGGVTTDDDELAATVRALANYGSTQKYVFRYTGRNSRLDEIEAAILDAKLYHLDADNTHRRTIANYYLSHINNPKIVLPNVPDSDAHVFHIFPIRCADRDELQRYLTENGVQTIIHYPIPPHKQECYRAWNDRSYPITERIHREELSLPISPVMERTEAEVVVRLLNNF; the protein is encoded by the coding sequence ATGATCAAATTTCTCGATTTACAGAAAGTAACCGAAAGCCATGGCGCGGATATCCGTGAGGCTGTGGAGCGTGTCATTCGTTCTGGCTGGTACCTTCAGGGAACAGAGAACGCGCAGTTTGAAGCCAACTACGCCCGCTACATCGGGACGCGTCACGCGATCGGCGTTGCCAACGGGCTCGATGCACTAGTCTGGATCTTCCGCGCCTACCTCGAAATGGGTGTACTCCAACCCGGCGACGAAGTAATTGTCCCAGCGAACACCTACATCGCCTCTATCCTCGCGATCACTGAGAACGGACTCGTCCCGGTACTTGTCGAACCAGACTTACAGACTTACCAGATCGATGATACACGCATCGAAGCCGCCATCACTCCCCGTACCCGGGCTATTCTGATAGTCCACCTTTACGGGCAGTGCGCTTACACGGACAGAATCGGCCAACTGTGCCGGAAATACGGGCTGAAACTGGTCGAAGACAACGCACAGGCGCACGGCTGCCTCTACCGCGGCCGGCGAACCGGATCGCTCGGCGCCGCCGCCGGGCACAGCTTCTACCCGGGCAAGAACCTCGGAGCACTGGGCGATGCCGGAGGAGTAACCACGGACGACGACGAACTGGCCGCCACAGTGCGCGCACTGGCCAATTACGGCTCAACACAAAAATATGTTTTCCGGTACACCGGCCGCAACAGTCGACTCGATGAAATCGAAGCCGCCATACTCGACGCGAAACTCTACCATCTGGACGCAGACAACACGCACCGTCGGACCATCGCAAATTATTACCTGTCGCATATCAATAATCCGAAAATCGTACTGCCGAACGTACCGGACTCCGACGCACACGTATTCCATATCTTCCCGATCCGTTGCGCTGATAGGGACGAGTTGCAGCGGTATCTGACCGAAAATGGAGTTCAAACCATCATTCACTATCCCATTCCACCCCACAAGCAAGAATGTTACCGTGCATGGAACGACCGTTCCTATCCGATTACCGAGCGGATTCATCGCGAGGAGCTTAGCTTACCAATCAGCCCGGTTATGGAGCGGACCGAGGCGGAGGTAGTCGTGCGGCTGCTCAATAATTTTTAA
- a CDS encoding helix-turn-helix domain-containing protein — translation MNLRIKEVCKEKGVTLQHVAEVIGVNRVSLSNSINGNPTIQTLEKIASALGVVVSELIDEPKTNTITCPHCGKQIKFEKGK, via the coding sequence AAAGAAGTTTGTAAAGAGAAAGGGGTAACCTTGCAACACGTCGCGGAAGTTATAGGTGTAAATAGGGTGAGCTTGTCTAACTCTATCAACGGTAATCCAACGATCCAAACATTGGAAAAAATTGCTAGCGCTTTGGGTGTGGTTGTGTCGGAACTAATAGACGAACCAAAAACAAATACGATCACCTGTCCTCATTGCGGTAAACAGATCAAATTTGAGAAGGGGAAATAA
- the rfbA gene encoding glucose-1-phosphate thymidylyltransferase RfbA, whose product MKGIVLAGGSGTRLYPITKGVSKQLLPIYDKPMIYYPLSVLMLAGIREILVISTPCDLPSFRRLLGDGSDYGVHLSYAEQPSPDGLAQAFLIGEEFIGDDAVCLVLGDNIFQGAGFSELLAGAVRTAEAEKKATVFGYWVDDPQRYGVAEFDRRGNCLSIEEKPAEPKSNYAVVGLYFYPNEVVSVAKSIKPSARGELEITSVNQRFLAEGALKVQTLGRGFAWLDTGTHDSLSEASIFVEVLEKRQGLKIACLEGIAYRNGWISEGKLREAAEPMLKNQYGQYLLKVIAEVARDGR is encoded by the coding sequence ATGAAAGGCATTGTATTGGCTGGGGGGTCTGGTACGCGGTTGTACCCGATCACGAAGGGAGTTTCCAAGCAGTTGCTCCCGATCTACGACAAGCCGATGATCTACTATCCGCTGTCGGTTTTGATGCTGGCCGGAATCCGGGAGATCCTGGTGATCTCCACCCCCTGTGACCTGCCCTCTTTCCGGCGGCTGCTGGGCGACGGATCCGATTATGGGGTACATCTCTCTTATGCCGAACAGCCGTCGCCCGACGGGCTCGCGCAGGCGTTCCTGATCGGCGAGGAATTTATCGGCGACGATGCCGTATGCCTCGTACTCGGGGACAACATCTTCCAGGGGGCCGGATTCTCCGAGCTGCTGGCAGGGGCAGTACGCACCGCCGAAGCGGAAAAAAAGGCAACCGTATTCGGATACTGGGTCGACGATCCCCAGCGGTACGGCGTGGCGGAGTTCGACCGCCGGGGAAACTGCCTCTCCATCGAGGAGAAGCCCGCAGAGCCGAAGTCGAACTATGCCGTGGTCGGGCTATACTTCTACCCGAACGAGGTGGTCTCCGTGGCCAAATCGATTAAACCCTCCGCACGCGGAGAGCTGGAGATCACCTCGGTGAACCAGCGGTTCCTCGCCGAGGGTGCGCTCAAGGTGCAGACCCTCGGACGCGGCTTCGCCTGGCTCGACACCGGAACGCACGATTCGCTCTCGGAGGCATCCATCTTCGTCGAGGTGCTCGAAAAGCGGCAGGGGCTCAAGATCGCATGCCTCGAGGGTATCGCCTACCGCAACGGCTGGATCTCCGAAGGGAAACTGCGCGAGGCGGCCGAACCCATGCTCAAAAACCAGTACGGACAATACCTGCTCAAAGTGATCGCAGAGGTCGCCCGCGACGGGCGCTGA
- the rfbD gene encoding dTDP-4-dehydrorhamnose reductase gives MTVLVTGANGQLGNEMRRIAATDATTAPAAATAPGNVRYLFTDVAELDITDPQAVRRTMRENDVEVIVNCAAYTNVNKAEEDEATADLLNHRAVANLAAAARERGATLIHISTDYVFGGDGNVPRREDDPVRPLGVYGRTKLAGEKAIAEAGCAALILRTAWLYSEFGNNFVKTMLRLTAQTPRVKVVFDQAGTPTYAADLAGAIHRMISSGAYRGNEGTYHFSNEGVCSWYDFAHEIAVLAGLDPARVIPCHSEEFPSPVERPRYSVLDKTKIKETFNLTIPYWRDALERCLERLGAQTAGTAI, from the coding sequence ATAACCGTGCTCGTCACAGGAGCCAACGGGCAGCTGGGCAACGAAATGCGCAGGATCGCGGCGACAGATGCGACAACAGCCCCGGCGGCAGCAACCGCTCCGGGCAACGTCCGCTACCTGTTCACCGACGTCGCCGAGCTGGACATCACCGATCCCCAAGCCGTGCGGCGCACGATGCGCGAGAACGACGTGGAGGTGATCGTCAACTGCGCCGCATACACCAACGTCAACAAAGCCGAAGAGGACGAAGCCACGGCGGACCTGCTCAACCACCGCGCAGTGGCGAACCTCGCTGCCGCAGCCCGGGAACGGGGAGCCACGCTGATCCACATCTCCACCGATTACGTCTTCGGAGGGGACGGAAACGTCCCCCGCCGCGAGGACGATCCCGTAAGGCCGCTGGGCGTATACGGACGCACGAAGCTCGCCGGGGAGAAGGCCATCGCCGAAGCCGGCTGTGCCGCACTGATCCTGCGTACCGCATGGCTCTACTCCGAGTTCGGAAACAACTTCGTCAAGACCATGCTCCGGCTAACGGCCCAGACGCCCCGGGTAAAAGTGGTCTTCGACCAGGCGGGAACGCCCACGTACGCCGCAGACCTCGCCGGGGCCATACACCGCATGATCTCCTCGGGGGCATACCGGGGAAACGAAGGGACTTACCACTTTTCCAACGAAGGGGTATGCTCCTGGTACGACTTCGCTCACGAAATCGCGGTACTGGCAGGGCTCGACCCCGCACGGGTGATACCCTGCCACTCCGAAGAGTTCCCCTCCCCTGTCGAAAGGCCCCGCTATTCCGTGCTCGACAAAACCAAAATCAAAGAGACTTTCAACCTAACGATACCCTACTGGCGCGATGCGCTCGAGCGATGTCTCGAACGCCTGGGGGCGCAAACGGCCGGCACGGCAATCTAA
- the rfbB gene encoding dTDP-glucose 4,6-dehydratase, with product MTFQRNLLVTGGAGFIGSHVVRLLVNKYPQYRIVNLDKLTYAGNLANLADIENAPNYTFVKADICDFEKMLETFRTYRIDGVIHLAAESHVDRSIKDPFTFARTNVMGTLSLLQAAKEFWNGDYQGKRFYHISTDEVYGALELTKPHGEPDGNECGGGPYGEEFFTETTKYDPHSPYSASKASSDHFVRAFHDTYGMPTLVTNCSNNYGPFQFPEKLIPLFINNIRHNKPLPVYGKGENVRDWLYVEDHARAIDLIFHEGKIAGTYNIGGFNEWKNIDLIKVVIKTVDRLLGRPEGTSEKLITYVTDRAGHDLRYAIDSSKLKNELGWEPTLQFEEGIEKTVRWYLDNQKWIDNVTSGQYQKYYSEMYENR from the coding sequence ATGACCTTCCAACGCAATTTACTCGTCACCGGCGGAGCCGGTTTTATCGGCAGCCATGTAGTACGGCTGCTGGTCAACAAATATCCCCAATACCGAATCGTCAACCTCGACAAACTGACCTATGCCGGAAACCTCGCAAACCTGGCGGACATCGAGAACGCGCCGAACTACACCTTCGTAAAGGCGGACATCTGCGACTTCGAGAAGATGCTGGAAACCTTCCGGACATACCGAATCGACGGGGTCATACACCTCGCAGCGGAAAGCCATGTCGACCGGTCGATCAAGGATCCTTTCACCTTCGCACGGACAAATGTAATGGGAACCCTCTCCCTGCTCCAGGCGGCAAAAGAGTTCTGGAACGGAGATTACCAGGGAAAGCGATTTTACCACATATCCACCGACGAAGTCTACGGGGCACTCGAGCTCACAAAACCCCACGGTGAACCCGACGGAAACGAATGCGGAGGCGGACCCTACGGCGAGGAGTTCTTCACCGAAACGACAAAATACGACCCGCACAGCCCGTATTCGGCCAGCAAAGCCTCTTCGGACCACTTCGTCAGGGCATTCCACGACACGTACGGAATGCCCACCCTCGTCACCAACTGCTCGAACAACTACGGGCCGTTCCAGTTTCCCGAAAAGCTGATCCCGCTGTTCATCAACAACATCCGGCACAACAAGCCCCTGCCCGTATACGGTAAAGGTGAAAACGTACGCGACTGGCTGTATGTCGAGGACCACGCAAGGGCCATAGACCTCATTTTCCACGAAGGTAAAATTGCCGGTACATACAACATCGGAGGCTTCAACGAATGGAAGAACATCGACCTGATAAAGGTCGTCATCAAAACCGTCGACCGACTCCTGGGCAGGCCGGAAGGGACCAGCGAAAAACTGATTACCTACGTCACAGACAGGGCCGGACACGACCTGCGATACGCTATAGACTCCTCCAAACTCAAAAACGAACTCGGATGGGAACCGACACTCCAGTTCGAAGAAGGCATCGAAAAAACCGTCCGTTGGTACCTCGATAACCAAAAATGGATCGATAACGTTACATCCGGTCAATACCAAAAATATTACTCCGAAATGTACGAAAACCGGTGA
- a CDS encoding sugar 3,4-ketoisomerase, whose protein sequence is MLKSVYDCSVIELPRIENAKGNITPVHSGINLPFEIARIFYLYDIPGGEARGAHAHRECHQFLVAASGSFEVVLDDGYNKRTVTLNRPYFGLHIPPGIWAAEQGFSSGSICLVLTSHIYDEADYIRDYASFINYTRHETK, encoded by the coding sequence ATGCTGAAATCTGTGTATGATTGTTCGGTGATCGAACTGCCGCGCATAGAGAACGCAAAAGGGAACATTACACCAGTACACAGTGGGATTAACCTGCCGTTCGAGATCGCCCGGATTTTCTATTTGTACGACATCCCTGGAGGTGAGGCTCGCGGAGCGCATGCCCATCGCGAATGCCATCAGTTCCTGGTTGCGGCGAGCGGTAGCTTCGAGGTCGTGCTCGATGACGGGTACAACAAACGGACCGTCACGCTTAATCGGCCTTACTTCGGTTTGCACATCCCGCCGGGTATCTGGGCTGCCGAGCAAGGCTTTTCTTCGGGTTCGATCTGCCTGGTACTAACCTCGCACATTTACGACGAGGCCGACTATATCCGTGATTATGCATCATTCATCAATTACACCCGCCATGAAACCAAGTAA
- a CDS encoding MaoC family dehydratase, with amino-acid sequence MKPSKLGLYFDEFVVGETVEHALSKTVFESDNNFFSLLTMNHHPVHTNLDYARKNQHGQLLVVGTLVFSLVVGMTVPDISGKAIANLGYEDIKHLRPVFINDTLYAKTIVLDKRESKSKPDRGIVHVETVGYNQHDEAVISFRRHVLVKKQA; translated from the coding sequence ATGAAACCAAGTAAACTCGGACTCTACTTCGACGAATTCGTCGTCGGTGAGACCGTCGAGCATGCTCTTTCCAAAACCGTTTTCGAAAGCGATAACAATTTCTTCAGCCTGCTCACGATGAACCACCATCCGGTACACACCAATCTGGACTATGCACGCAAGAACCAGCATGGCCAGCTCCTAGTCGTCGGTACACTGGTCTTTTCACTTGTTGTCGGCATGACTGTTCCCGATATCAGCGGTAAAGCGATTGCCAATCTGGGATATGAAGATATCAAACATCTCAGACCGGTATTTATCAACGATACACTGTACGCAAAAACCATCGTCCTCGATAAACGAGAATCGAAGTCTAAACCCGACCGGGGAATCGTTCATGTCGAAACCGTAGGCTATAACCAACATGATGAAGCAGTGATCAGTTTCCGCCGTCACGTTCTCGTCAAAAAACAAGCATAA
- a CDS encoding sugar 3,4-ketoisomerase — MTHAAKIINLPKILDKRGNLSFIEEKRHVPFEIHRTYWIYDVPGGEVRGGHAYRENEELVIALSGSFDVVLHDGKQEQRFSLNRSYYGLYIPKMTWRMLENFSTNALALILSSTTYDSKDYIRDFDQFIIEGCR; from the coding sequence ATGACCCACGCAGCGAAGATCATCAACCTGCCGAAAATACTTGACAAACGCGGAAACCTCTCTTTCATTGAAGAGAAGCGCCATGTGCCTTTCGAAATTCACAGAACATACTGGATTTACGATGTCCCGGGAGGCGAAGTCCGAGGCGGACATGCATATCGTGAAAACGAGGAACTGGTCATTGCCCTCAGCGGAAGTTTCGACGTTGTCCTGCACGACGGCAAGCAGGAACAGCGATTCAGTCTGAACCGTTCGTATTATGGACTTTATATTCCAAAAATGACGTGGCGCATGCTCGAAAATTTTTCGACCAATGCACTGGCACTCATTCTCTCATCGACTACCTACGACTCTAAAGATTATATCCGCGACTTCGATCAATTCATAATTGAAGGATGCCGATGA
- a CDS encoding BRO-N domain-containing protein, with protein MTKKDAVKLFEDRQVRSVWDSDAEKWYVSVIDVIEVLTDSANPRRYWSDLKRKLNAEGSQLYENIVQLKMKSADGKSYNTDVADVEQLFRLIQSIPSPKAEPFKQWLAQLGRERLEEIDDPEQGIERLMEYYHRKGYSANWINQRLKSIEVRKELTDEWERRGIQKGQQYAILTDVITQSWSGFTTKQYKQYKGLKTESLRDNMTNLELVLNMLAEASTTEISQNEEPETFAHSKQIAQRGGRVAGAARKELETQTGQKVVSPLSVKKAIKK; from the coding sequence ATGACAAAGAAAGATGCTGTAAAGTTATTTGAGGATAGACAGGTGCGCTCTGTTTGGGATTCGGATGCCGAAAAGTGGTATGTCTCGGTGATTGATGTGATCGAGGTATTGACCGATAGTGCCAATCCTCGCCGGTATTGGAGTGACTTAAAACGCAAATTGAATGCAGAGGGAAGTCAGTTGTACGAAAATATCGTACAACTCAAAATGAAATCTGCAGATGGAAAGAGCTACAATACCGATGTGGCTGATGTGGAACAACTATTTAGACTTATCCAGTCCATCCCATCCCCAAAGGCGGAACCTTTCAAGCAATGGTTAGCGCAATTAGGCCGGGAACGACTGGAGGAAATAGACGATCCGGAACAAGGTATTGAACGCCTGATGGAGTATTACCACCGCAAAGGATATTCGGCCAACTGGATTAATCAACGGCTTAAATCTATCGAGGTGCGCAAAGAGCTTACCGATGAATGGGAGCGGCGGGGAATTCAAAAAGGCCAGCAATACGCTATCCTTACCGACGTCATCACTCAAAGCTGGTCGGGGTTTACCACCAAGCAATACAAGCAGTATAAAGGGCTTAAAACCGAGAGTTTGCGGGATAATATGACTAACCTCGAATTAGTCCTTAATATGCTCGCAGAAGCCTCCACAACTGAGATTTCTCAAAATGAAGAACCCGAAACCTTTGCACACAGCAAACAGATCGCACAACGAGGCGGTAGGGTTGCCGGTGCTGCCCGTAAAGAACTGGAAACACAAACCGGTCAAAAGGTCGTTAGCCCGTTGAGTGTTAAAAAGGCTATCAAAAAATAA
- a CDS encoding acetyltransferase, producing MSKKVIIIGGEGNGGVIAACIEDNRKRFGDLEWEVTGFVNDYETQVCGYPVLGGTDDVQELLKNPDYHFMWGIHMIGRNILTEKTFRKVNIPRERFATIVHKTAFVADSAVLEPGVFVMSNCYVGAQARLGQCSLMMANSLVGHNTTVGPLCHFSVGSITSSYITIGLCSDVTLGAKVIEKVKIGDFAVAGAGSLVTHNIPDYEIHVGTPAKFMKRVRED from the coding sequence ATGAGTAAGAAAGTAATCATTATCGGCGGCGAAGGCAACGGAGGCGTGATCGCTGCCTGTATCGAAGACAACCGCAAACGGTTCGGCGACCTCGAGTGGGAGGTGACCGGCTTCGTCAACGACTACGAAACACAGGTCTGCGGCTATCCCGTGCTCGGCGGGACGGACGACGTGCAGGAACTGCTCAAAAATCCGGACTACCACTTCATGTGGGGCATCCACATGATCGGCCGCAACATACTGACCGAAAAAACCTTTCGCAAAGTGAACATTCCGCGCGAGCGATTCGCCACGATCGTCCACAAAACCGCATTCGTGGCCGACAGCGCCGTACTCGAACCGGGCGTCTTCGTCATGTCGAACTGCTACGTCGGGGCCCAGGCGCGGCTCGGCCAGTGTTCGCTGATGATGGCCAACTCGTTGGTAGGACACAACACGACAGTCGGACCGCTTTGCCATTTCTCGGTCGGCTCGATCACCAGCTCGTACATCACTATCGGTCTTTGCTCCGATGTTACACTCGGTGCCAAAGTGATCGAAAAAGTCAAAATCGGCGACTTCGCCGTGGCCGGAGCTGGAAGTCTAGTCACGCACAATATTCCAGACTACGAAATTCACGTCGGGACACCCGCCAAATTTATGAAACGCGTCCGCGAAGATTAA
- a CDS encoding UpxY family transcription antiterminator: MRRSILGCKSILTDLHIEHFIPMVKIKTRTPSGRFRWNEQPLAFNYVFVHSTAAALNDLKQTRLPNLCYLMRPNEKGFDAKVIVPDEQMRNFIAIAGTSEERILYLPYSEVDLAHGDRVRITGGTFEGVEGIYQRIKGVRDKQVVVCIEGLVAVATATVPAYLVEKI; the protein is encoded by the coding sequence ATGCGTCGGTCCATATTGGGATGTAAATCGATATTAACGGACTTACATATCGAACACTTCATTCCAATGGTTAAAATCAAGACCCGGACACCATCAGGCCGTTTCAGGTGGAATGAACAACCATTGGCATTTAACTATGTATTCGTTCATTCCACGGCTGCCGCACTCAATGACCTGAAACAAACACGCCTTCCAAACCTGTGCTACCTGATGCGTCCGAATGAAAAAGGTTTCGACGCAAAAGTCATCGTTCCGGACGAACAGATGCGCAATTTCATCGCTATCGCAGGAACGAGCGAGGAACGTATACTCTATTTACCCTATTCGGAAGTGGATTTAGCTCATGGAGACCGCGTACGCATAACCGGGGGCACATTCGAGGGGGTGGAGGGCATCTACCAAAGAATCAAAGGTGTACGAGACAAGCAGGTCGTAGTCTGTATCGAAGGTCTCGTGGCTGTTGCTACTGCTACCGTTCCCGCCTATTTGGTCGAAAAAATATAA
- the rfbC gene encoding dTDP-4-dehydrorhamnose 3,5-epimerase, giving the protein MKVIETALEGVVILEPELHRDARGYFFESYSRQLFDKSVRPVRFVQDNESRSSYGVLRGLHFQRGEHAQGKLVRVVEGAVLDVAVDIRRGSPTFGRYVAVELSGENHRQLFIPRGFAHGFAVLSPRALFQYKCDAPYAPQSEGAIAWNDPQIGIDWRLDPADVLLSEKDSRHPRLDEAPELFDYNTDYYAQR; this is encoded by the coding sequence ATGAAAGTTATCGAAACTGCGCTCGAAGGGGTCGTGATCCTCGAGCCCGAACTGCACCGCGATGCGCGGGGATACTTTTTTGAAAGCTACTCACGGCAATTGTTCGACAAATCGGTCCGGCCGGTCCGCTTCGTACAGGACAACGAATCGCGATCCTCATACGGCGTGCTGCGGGGGCTCCATTTCCAGCGCGGAGAACATGCACAGGGGAAATTGGTGCGCGTCGTGGAAGGTGCCGTACTGGACGTGGCCGTGGACATCCGCCGCGGATCCCCCACATTCGGACGGTACGTGGCCGTCGAGCTTTCGGGAGAGAACCACCGCCAGCTGTTCATCCCCCGCGGCTTCGCGCACGGCTTCGCCGTACTGAGCCCCCGCGCGCTTTTCCAGTACAAGTGCGATGCGCCTTACGCGCCGCAGAGCGAAGGGGCGATCGCCTGGAACGACCCGCAGATCGGTATCGACTGGCGGCTCGACCCCGCAGACGTGCTCCTCTCGGAAAAGGACAGCCGCCATCCGCGACTGGATGAGGCGCCCGAACTGTTCGACTATAACACGGATTACTATGCCCAACGATAA
- a CDS encoding glycosyltransferase family 92 protein, with translation MVHHKVFISTPHGRYNKFSLGIKKVLSPCLDLLYRQIIRHKKQDTADKPYYLSVCAIFKNEGSILREWIEYHLLVGVDHFFLYNNFSDDNYREILAPYIERGVVDLIDWPVPQGQFPAYEDCWQKFRETTRWIALIDLDEFLCPVYETSVGTWLEKYEKYPSVIVYWKMFGTSGRIEHDPEQLTIEQYTVCWDKMYNEGKVIINTGWSFSKIYHHIIYANYKIGPFHFHLWIPPVNEFGKFIRWEQIHRTRRNATVDNISFQLNHYWSRAYMMHYRKKEKGSMCENYRHSMRQFFNSEHRNRAVDYKIFRFLIELKLALGMGPKDMSCNRE, from the coding sequence ATGGTACACCATAAAGTCTTCATCAGCACTCCTCATGGCCGATATAACAAGTTTTCCCTCGGTATAAAAAAAGTTTTATCTCCTTGTTTAGACTTACTGTATAGACAGATCATCCGACATAAAAAACAGGATACGGCCGATAAGCCTTATTATCTGTCGGTTTGTGCTATCTTCAAGAACGAGGGGTCGATTCTCAGAGAGTGGATTGAATACCATTTGCTGGTCGGTGTCGATCACTTTTTCCTGTACAACAACTTCAGCGATGACAACTACCGCGAAATTCTGGCCCCATATATCGAACGAGGAGTCGTCGACCTGATCGATTGGCCCGTTCCCCAAGGACAGTTTCCTGCCTACGAGGACTGCTGGCAAAAATTTCGTGAGACGACTCGCTGGATTGCGCTGATCGATCTCGACGAGTTTCTATGCCCTGTCTACGAAACCTCGGTCGGGACATGGCTCGAAAAGTACGAAAAATATCCCTCGGTAATCGTCTATTGGAAAATGTTCGGGACCTCGGGAAGGATCGAACATGATCCCGAACAGTTGACTATCGAACAATACACGGTCTGCTGGGACAAAATGTATAACGAAGGAAAAGTAATCATCAATACAGGTTGGTCTTTTTCGAAAATATATCATCATATCATTTATGCCAATTACAAAATCGGTCCCTTTCATTTTCATTTATGGATACCTCCGGTCAATGAGTTCGGTAAATTCATTCGTTGGGAGCAGATACATCGAACCCGGCGAAATGCTACAGTCGACAATATATCCTTCCAACTTAACCATTATTGGAGCCGGGCTTACATGATGCACTACCGAAAGAAAGAGAAAGGTTCCATGTGCGAAAATTATCGGCATTCGATGCGGCAGTTCTTCAACAGTGAGCACCGCAACCGGGCAGTCGATTATAAAATATTCCGCTTTCTGATCGAGCTTAAGCTGGCCTTGGGAATGGGCCCCAAAGACATGTCATGCAACAGGGAATGA